Proteins encoded together in one Lathyrus oleraceus cultivar Zhongwan6 chromosome 5, CAAS_Psat_ZW6_1.0, whole genome shotgun sequence window:
- the LOC127079771 gene encoding uncharacterized protein LOC127079771, giving the protein MVRRRGADGRIPVRTLDRGASSSAAAAEPTGYPGGPYDTSLLVKYEHHVARHIWFGEERGPKKELKVAGHGLKLNSRVPLALPPQMESWVSRSGLASLQRTRLLPTGHMRLEHIY; this is encoded by the exons a tggttcgaagaagaggtgcagatggccggattccagtccgcacgttagaccggggtgcatcttcatctgcagctgcagctgagccgactggatatccaggagggccgtacgatacatcgcttttggtgaagtacgagcatcatgttgctcgacatatatggttcggtgag gaaagaggaccaaagaaagagttgaaggttgccggacatggactgaagttgaattctagggttccattggctcttccaccacagatggagagttgggtatctagatccGGTTTAGCTTCACTACAGAGAACGa GGCTGCTTCCAACTGGGCATATGCGACTAGAGCATATctattga